The Rhineura floridana isolate rRhiFlo1 chromosome 10, rRhiFlo1.hap2, whole genome shotgun sequence genome includes a region encoding these proteins:
- the NXPH1 gene encoding neurexophilin-1, with translation MGPLSCGCEGSQKVVEKQVTCANLTNGGKSELLKTGSSKSTLKHIWTESSKDLSISRLLSQTFRGKENDTDLSLRYDAPETYSEQDLWDWLRNSTDLQEPRPRAKRRPIVKTGKFKKMFGWGDFHSNIKTVKLNLLITGKIVDHGNGTFSVYFRHNSTGQGNVSVSLVPPTKIVEFDLAQQTVIDAKDSKSFNCRIEYEKVDKATKNTLCNYDPSKTCYQEQTQSHVSWLCSKPFKVICIYISFYSTDYKLVQKVCPDYNYHSDTPYFPSG, from the exons ATGGGGCCACTGAGTTGTGGGTGTGAAGGAAGTCAGAAGGTGGTGGAGAAGCAG GTCACATGTGCAAATTTAACCAATGGTGGAAAATCAGAACTTCTAAAAACAGGCAGTTCTAAATCCACGCTAAAGCACATATGGACAGAGAGTAGCAAAGATTTATCCATCAGCCGGCTGCTATCACAGACTTTTCGTGGCAAAGAGAATGATACGGATTTGAGCCTGCGATATGATGCCCCAGAAACATATTCTGAGCAAGATCTCTGGGACTGGCTGAGGAACTCCACGGACCTTCAAGAGCCTCGACCCAGAGCAAAGAGACGGCCCATTGTCAAGACTGGGAAGTTTAAGAAAATGTTTGGCTGGGGCGATTTTCATTCCAACATCAAGACAGTCAAGTTAAATCTGTTGATAACTGGGAAAATAGTGGATCATGGTAATGGGACATTTAGCGTTTACTTCAGGCATAATTCCACTGGCCAAGGGAATGTATCTGTCAGTTTGGTGCCCCCGACGAAAATTGTGGAGTTTGACTTGGCACAACAAACAGTGATTGATGCCAAAGATTCCAAGTCCTTTAACTGCCGCATTGAGTATGAGAAGGTTGACAAAGCCACTAAGAACACGCTCTGCAACTACGACCCTTCAAAAACATGTTATCAGGAGCAGACCCAAAGCCACGTCTCCTGGCTCTGCTCCAAGCCGTTTAAAGTCATCTGTATTTACATTTCCTTTTATAGCACAGATTATAAACTAGTACAGAAGGTGTGTCCTGATTACAACTACCACAGCGACACGCCTTACTTCCCTTCAGGTTGA